One window of the Falco biarmicus isolate bFalBia1 chromosome 2, bFalBia1.pri, whole genome shotgun sequence genome contains the following:
- the CENPJ gene encoding centromere protein J isoform X2 encodes MLMLHQQTKEYNVKMPAVEDPGSEQNFVAHWMSDSSRAGVLLDPSFTGLKINTEDLLSGPDNITAFPAEVLHLSDSCSVSDDSLCEESGSSRMLQQCTTETPFPAAAACNLETSKTDFVHGEVDGQNKSAHSDPLLQKLEQLKELQQQKQEQLKKQQMEQLQRLMEEQQKLLSMVSGQTAVLGYTVVAESQQLRPGHSAGLTTLRRLPSSGYQNVLEGRTYTSIVSPHTQDSDFLQKLDNKEHTSSLKNSLSGMSACEKQGKNMWCPEQKMEILMESDDDHIDPLCVKNADLSENSSRGKHLWTDTEERPIKAAIQEKKQTFEEFLEEQIKLEEQRREQTQKLQRTNGSAVQKPVIKRPFLKRGEGLTRFTNAKSNITKPGRNTPKLQQKASDDRNVTKVDGSQIQKKTVPPGKELVPENPLAQCKKYNHADKAKHCPIQKTLVLRNHNGKNIETRMQPGKNHDGQMKDSFPSEINNKVENKENLVGFDKFNIGKIRKKLPGTEKPQLPCELASAFSNSKCPVGNPVKDSELSFEVSFQNKLENWEKEKEKENLELDEFLFLEQAADEISFSSNSSFVQRILAQDQQTLKGRRMSSTPIKVKQQQVKALAAELTNKENRKADCMIQGNINDRAVMHTVSNSGTAFRMKDPLNKTDSVIFSASSMTAAPALKSNQWIVNEDKGEGSGDTTTDSESEFETTLKHENEDARTSVISHRESDPEFFDYGGSVTDISKESKNGDGDGGLSDKDCSALLKQKILKASDHQKNMSCISRNKFEFDDERTWSDLDETDVNSDLPEKYTKKPLQMDFSSKNDTTVPDKVIKRKVASKRGDEISEESAVDTDSNGPPASNLMMKLFLSLKPKQKAGCHSEREIKSNVEQEPGGKTVPSQVLRERLTELETEIERFRAENATLTKLREEREHALASIRKEIADFQQQKAQELAEIEEYKKKEIKKLQKERKVFEKYTTEARAIPDKKERDEIQALKQQIAELQEDLKQKEVKWSTTHRRLKDRIEALVNENMDLKEEIKIMERFRLEAWKKVESAGSRRKTENSGPTLKRAESYLPNRGPKSQTAPPLLPVQKCSKINGKSCSQAKGKLSRTPASGLASDRSNSETTTPLEDSSRTFMDTSPNEACVSLPSGPACTDSEEIQRETAYPDGKVEKFLKNGCHLIFFPNGTWKKVGSDGKTVTITFFNGDVKQVMPDQTVIYYYADAKTTHTTYSDGLEVLQFSNGQIEKHYPDGKKEITFPDQTIKNLFTDGQEESIFPDGTIVRIQRDGSKTIEFTNGQRELHTSQFKRREYPDGTVKTVYLNGQQETKYTSGRIRVKDKDGNIIMDTKV; translated from the exons ATGTTAATGCTACACCAGCAAACAAAGGAATACAATGTAAAGATGCCCGCTGTTGAAGATCCGGGTAGTGAACAAAACTTCGTTGCACATTGGATGTCCGATAGTTCCCGTGCTGGAGTCTTATTAGATCCTAGTTTTACTGGTTTGAAAATCAACACAGAAGACTTGTTATCTGGACCTGACAACATCACAGCTTTCCCTGCTGAAGTGTTGCATCTTTCAGACAGTTGTTCTGTAAGCGATGACTCCTTGTGTGAAGAGTCTGGCAGCTCTCGCATGCTTCAGCAGTGTACTACTGAAACaccttttccagcagcagcagcatgtaaCCTAGAAACCTCTAAAACAGACTTTGTCCACGGTGAAGTGGATGGTCAGAATAAATCTGCTCACAGCGATCCACTCTTACAAAAGCTTGAACAG cTGAAGGAATTGCAACAACAGAAGCAGGAACAGTTAAAGAAACAACAGATGGAGCAACTTCAGAGGCTAatggaagagcagcagaagctgcttaGTATGGTATCTGGCCAGACAGCAGTTCTTG gGTATACTGTAGTGGCTGAAAGTCAACAGCTAAGACCCGGGCATTCGGCGGGCTTAACAACTTTACGCCGATTACCATCATCTGGGTATCAGAATGTCCTTGAAGGCAGAACTTACACTTCAATTGTTTCTCCACATACACAAGACAGTGATTTTTTACAAAAGTTAGACAACAAAGAACACACCTCATCTTTGAAGAACAGTCTCTCAGGAATGTCTGCCTGTGAGAAACAAG gaaaaaacaTGTGGTGTCCAGAACAAAAGATGGAAATATTAATGGAGAGTGATGATGATCACATTGATCCTTTATGTGTGAAAAATGCAGATCTCTCTGAGAATTccagcagaggaaaacatttgtGGACTGATACAGAGGAAAG ACCTATTAAAGCTGCgattcaggaaaagaaacagacatttGAAGAATTCCTGGAAGAACAGATAAAACTAGAAGAGCAGCGTCGGGAGCAAACCCAGAAGTTACAg AGGACAAATGGATCAGCTGTTCAAAAACCAGTGATCAAGCGACCCTTCCTGAAAAGAGGAGAAGGCTTAACAAGATTCACTAATGCCAAATCTAATATTACAAAACCTGGAAGAAACACCCCAAAACTTCAACAAAAGGCTTCAGACGACAGAAATGTTACTAAAGTAGATGGAtcacaaatacagaagaaaaccgTGCCTCCTGGCAAAGAACTGGTTCCTGAGAACCCTTTAGCACAGTGTAAAAAATATAACCATGCTGATAAAGCAAAACATTGTCCTATTCAGAAGACCCTGGTACTCAGGAAtcacaatggaaaaaatatagaaacaaGAATGCAACCAGGAAAAAATCATGATGGACAGATGAAAGATTCTTTCCCATCAGAAATTAACaacaaagtagaaaataaagagaactTAGTAGGATTTGATAAGTTTAACATTGGCAAAATCCGAAAAAAATTACCTGGCACAGAAAAACCTCAGTTGCCTTGTGAGCTGGCCAGTGCCTTTTCTAATTCTAAATGTCCTGTAGGTAACCCTGTAAAAGATTCAGAACTGTCTTTTGAAGTTTCATTTCAGAATAAGctggaaaactgggaaaaagaaaaagaaaaagagaatctAGAATTAGATGAATTTTTGTTTCTAGAACAAGCTGCAGATGAAATATCTTTCTCAAGTAATTCTTCATTTGTGCAAAGGATCTTAGCTCAAGATCAGCAGACTTTAAAAGGCCGTAGAATGTCTTCTACCCCTATCAAggtaaaacagcagcaagtaAAGGCACTGGCTGCTGAACTTACAAataaggaaaatagaaaagcagaCTGTATGATACAGGGAAATATAAATGATAGAGCAGTCATGCATACAGTCTCAAATTCAGGAACAGCTTTTAGAATGAAGGATCCATTGAATAAAACAGACAGTGtaatattttcagcttcttctatgacagcagctcctgctttaaaaagtaatcAGTGGATTGTAAATGAAGATAAGGGTGAAGGCAGTGGTGATACTACTACAGATTCTGAGAGTGAATTTGAGACCACATTAAAGCATGAAAATGAAGATGCAAGGACATCCGTTATAAGCCATAGGGAAAGTGATCCAGAATTTTTTGATTATGGGGGTTCTGTTACAGAcatcagcaaagaaagcaaaaatggagATGGTGACGGTGGCTTGTCAGACAAAGATTGCAGTGCACTGTTAAAGCAAAAGATTCTAAAAGCTTCAGACCATCAGAAAAACATGTCTTGTATAAGTAGGAATAAGTTTGAGTTTGATGATGAAAGAACATGGAGTGACCTGGATGAAACTGATGTTAACAGTGATTTACCtgaaaaatacactaaaaaacCTTTACAGATGGACTTTTCCAGTAAGAATGACACAACTGTCCCAGATAAGGTAATAAAGAGGAAAGTTGCGTCAAAGAGAGGAGATGAAATATCCGAAGAGTCTGCAGTGGACACTGATTCAAATGGACCTCCCGCATCAAACCTGATGATGAAGCTGTTCCTTTCACTGAAACCAAAACAGAAGGCAGGCTGTCATTCAGAGCGTGAAATCAAATCAAATGTGGAACAGGAGCCAGGAG GAAAGACTGTTCCATCCCAGGTACTGAGAGAGAGACTCACTGAACTGGAAACTGAAATAGAGAGATTCAGAGCTGAAAACGCAACTCTAACTAAACTCCGTGAAGAAAGAGAACATGCCTTGGCAAGTATCAG GAAAGAAATTGCAGACTTTCAACAGCAGAAAGCCCAAGAACTGGCTGAAAtagaagaatataaaaaaaaggaaatcaaaaaactgcaaaaggagcgtaaagtttttgaaaaatataccACAGAAGCTAGAGCAAttccagataaaaaagaacGTGATGAAATTCAG GCTTTAAAACAGCAGATTGCAGAGTTACAggaagatttaaaacaaaaagaggtaAAATGGTCAACCACCCATCGACGCCTGAAAGATCGAATAGAAGCTTTAGTAAATGAGAATATGGACCTAAAAGAGGAAATCAAAATTATGGAGAGGTTTCGTCTAGAAGCCTGGAAGAAGGTGGAATCTGCtggaagcaggaggaaaacagaaaattctggGCCGACTCTAAAAAGAGCAGAATCT TATCTACCAAACAGAGGTCCAAAAAGTCAAACCGCACCTCCACTTCTTCCAGTACAGAAGTGCAGCAAGATAAATGGCAAAAGCTGTTCACAGGCGAAAG GAAAGCTTTCTAGAACACCTGCATCAGGACTTGCTAGTGACAGAAGCAACTCTGAGACAACGACACCACTAGAGGATTCTTCTAGGACTTTTATG GACACCTCTCCTAATGAAGCCTGTGTGTCACTGCCATCTGGACCTGCCTGTACAGACAGTGAAGAGATACAGAGAGAAACTGCTTATCCTGATGGAAAG GTtgaaaagtttttgaaaaatgGCTGTCACCTCATATTTTTCCCTAATGGGACATGGAAAAAAGTGGGCTCTGATGGGAAGACCGTAACTATAACCTTCTTCAATGGGGATGTGAAGCAGGTTATGCCTGATCAAACAGTG ATTTATTATTATGCTGATGCTAAGACTACACATACTACGTACTCTGATGGGTTAGAGGTCTTGCAGTTCTCAAATGGACAAATAG agaAGCATTATCCTGAtggcaagaaagaaattacCTTCCCTGatcaaacaattaaaaatttatttacgGATGGGCAAGAAGAAAGTATCTTTCCAGATGGTACTATTGTTCGTATTCAGCG
- the CENPJ gene encoding centromere protein J isoform X1, whose amino-acid sequence MLMLHQQTKEYNVKMPAVEDPGSEQNFVAHWMSDSSRAGVLLDPSFTGLKINTEDLLSGPDNITAFPAEVLHLSDSCSVSDDSLCEESGSSRMLQQCTTETPFPAAAACNLETSKTDFVHGEVDGQNKSAHSDPLLQKLEQLKELQQQKQEQLKKQQMEQLQRLMEEQQKLLSMVSGQTAVLGYTVVAESQQLRPGHSAGLTTLRRLPSSGYQNVLEGRTYTSIVSPHTQDSDFLQKLDNKEHTSSLKNSLSGMSACEKQGKNMWCPEQKMEILMESDDDHIDPLCVKNADLSENSSRGKHLWTDTEERPIKAAIQEKKQTFEEFLEEQIKLEEQRREQTQKLQRTNGSAVQKPVIKRPFLKRGEGLTRFTNAKSNITKPGRNTPKLQQKASDDRNVTKVDGSQIQKKTVPPGKELVPENPLAQCKKYNHADKAKHCPIQKTLVLRNHNGKNIETRMQPGKNHDGQMKDSFPSEINNKVENKENLVGFDKFNIGKIRKKLPGTEKPQLPCELASAFSNSKCPVGNPVKDSELSFEVSFQNKLENWEKEKEKENLELDEFLFLEQAADEISFSSNSSFVQRILAQDQQTLKGRRMSSTPIKVKQQQVKALAAELTNKENRKADCMIQGNINDRAVMHTVSNSGTAFRMKDPLNKTDSVIFSASSMTAAPALKSNQWIVNEDKGEGSGDTTTDSESEFETTLKHENEDARTSVISHRESDPEFFDYGGSVTDISKESKNGDGDGGLSDKDCSALLKQKILKASDHQKNMSCISRNKFEFDDERTWSDLDETDVNSDLPEKYTKKPLQMDFSSKNDTTVPDKVIKRKVASKRGDEISEESAVDTDSNGPPASNLMMKLFLSLKPKQKAGCHSEREIKSNVEQEPGGKTVPSQVLRERLTELETEIERFRAENATLTKLREEREHALASIRKEIADFQQQKAQELAEIEEYKKKEIKKLQKERKVFEKYTTEARAIPDKKERDEIQALKQQIAELQEDLKQKEVKWSTTHRRLKDRIEALVNENMDLKEEIKIMERFRLEAWKKVESAGSRRKTENSGPTLKRAESYLPNRGPKSQTAPPLLPVQKCSKINGKSCSQAKGKLSRTPASGLASDRSNSETTTPLEDSSRTFMVDTSPNEACVSLPSGPACTDSEEIQRETAYPDGKVEKFLKNGCHLIFFPNGTWKKVGSDGKTVTITFFNGDVKQVMPDQTVIYYYADAKTTHTTYSDGLEVLQFSNGQIEKHYPDGKKEITFPDQTIKNLFTDGQEESIFPDGTIVRIQRDGSKTIEFTNGQRELHTSQFKRREYPDGTVKTVYLNGQQETKYTSGRIRVKDKDGNIIMDTKV is encoded by the exons ATGTTAATGCTACACCAGCAAACAAAGGAATACAATGTAAAGATGCCCGCTGTTGAAGATCCGGGTAGTGAACAAAACTTCGTTGCACATTGGATGTCCGATAGTTCCCGTGCTGGAGTCTTATTAGATCCTAGTTTTACTGGTTTGAAAATCAACACAGAAGACTTGTTATCTGGACCTGACAACATCACAGCTTTCCCTGCTGAAGTGTTGCATCTTTCAGACAGTTGTTCTGTAAGCGATGACTCCTTGTGTGAAGAGTCTGGCAGCTCTCGCATGCTTCAGCAGTGTACTACTGAAACaccttttccagcagcagcagcatgtaaCCTAGAAACCTCTAAAACAGACTTTGTCCACGGTGAAGTGGATGGTCAGAATAAATCTGCTCACAGCGATCCACTCTTACAAAAGCTTGAACAG cTGAAGGAATTGCAACAACAGAAGCAGGAACAGTTAAAGAAACAACAGATGGAGCAACTTCAGAGGCTAatggaagagcagcagaagctgcttaGTATGGTATCTGGCCAGACAGCAGTTCTTG gGTATACTGTAGTGGCTGAAAGTCAACAGCTAAGACCCGGGCATTCGGCGGGCTTAACAACTTTACGCCGATTACCATCATCTGGGTATCAGAATGTCCTTGAAGGCAGAACTTACACTTCAATTGTTTCTCCACATACACAAGACAGTGATTTTTTACAAAAGTTAGACAACAAAGAACACACCTCATCTTTGAAGAACAGTCTCTCAGGAATGTCTGCCTGTGAGAAACAAG gaaaaaacaTGTGGTGTCCAGAACAAAAGATGGAAATATTAATGGAGAGTGATGATGATCACATTGATCCTTTATGTGTGAAAAATGCAGATCTCTCTGAGAATTccagcagaggaaaacatttgtGGACTGATACAGAGGAAAG ACCTATTAAAGCTGCgattcaggaaaagaaacagacatttGAAGAATTCCTGGAAGAACAGATAAAACTAGAAGAGCAGCGTCGGGAGCAAACCCAGAAGTTACAg AGGACAAATGGATCAGCTGTTCAAAAACCAGTGATCAAGCGACCCTTCCTGAAAAGAGGAGAAGGCTTAACAAGATTCACTAATGCCAAATCTAATATTACAAAACCTGGAAGAAACACCCCAAAACTTCAACAAAAGGCTTCAGACGACAGAAATGTTACTAAAGTAGATGGAtcacaaatacagaagaaaaccgTGCCTCCTGGCAAAGAACTGGTTCCTGAGAACCCTTTAGCACAGTGTAAAAAATATAACCATGCTGATAAAGCAAAACATTGTCCTATTCAGAAGACCCTGGTACTCAGGAAtcacaatggaaaaaatatagaaacaaGAATGCAACCAGGAAAAAATCATGATGGACAGATGAAAGATTCTTTCCCATCAGAAATTAACaacaaagtagaaaataaagagaactTAGTAGGATTTGATAAGTTTAACATTGGCAAAATCCGAAAAAAATTACCTGGCACAGAAAAACCTCAGTTGCCTTGTGAGCTGGCCAGTGCCTTTTCTAATTCTAAATGTCCTGTAGGTAACCCTGTAAAAGATTCAGAACTGTCTTTTGAAGTTTCATTTCAGAATAAGctggaaaactgggaaaaagaaaaagaaaaagagaatctAGAATTAGATGAATTTTTGTTTCTAGAACAAGCTGCAGATGAAATATCTTTCTCAAGTAATTCTTCATTTGTGCAAAGGATCTTAGCTCAAGATCAGCAGACTTTAAAAGGCCGTAGAATGTCTTCTACCCCTATCAAggtaaaacagcagcaagtaAAGGCACTGGCTGCTGAACTTACAAataaggaaaatagaaaagcagaCTGTATGATACAGGGAAATATAAATGATAGAGCAGTCATGCATACAGTCTCAAATTCAGGAACAGCTTTTAGAATGAAGGATCCATTGAATAAAACAGACAGTGtaatattttcagcttcttctatgacagcagctcctgctttaaaaagtaatcAGTGGATTGTAAATGAAGATAAGGGTGAAGGCAGTGGTGATACTACTACAGATTCTGAGAGTGAATTTGAGACCACATTAAAGCATGAAAATGAAGATGCAAGGACATCCGTTATAAGCCATAGGGAAAGTGATCCAGAATTTTTTGATTATGGGGGTTCTGTTACAGAcatcagcaaagaaagcaaaaatggagATGGTGACGGTGGCTTGTCAGACAAAGATTGCAGTGCACTGTTAAAGCAAAAGATTCTAAAAGCTTCAGACCATCAGAAAAACATGTCTTGTATAAGTAGGAATAAGTTTGAGTTTGATGATGAAAGAACATGGAGTGACCTGGATGAAACTGATGTTAACAGTGATTTACCtgaaaaatacactaaaaaacCTTTACAGATGGACTTTTCCAGTAAGAATGACACAACTGTCCCAGATAAGGTAATAAAGAGGAAAGTTGCGTCAAAGAGAGGAGATGAAATATCCGAAGAGTCTGCAGTGGACACTGATTCAAATGGACCTCCCGCATCAAACCTGATGATGAAGCTGTTCCTTTCACTGAAACCAAAACAGAAGGCAGGCTGTCATTCAGAGCGTGAAATCAAATCAAATGTGGAACAGGAGCCAGGAG GAAAGACTGTTCCATCCCAGGTACTGAGAGAGAGACTCACTGAACTGGAAACTGAAATAGAGAGATTCAGAGCTGAAAACGCAACTCTAACTAAACTCCGTGAAGAAAGAGAACATGCCTTGGCAAGTATCAG GAAAGAAATTGCAGACTTTCAACAGCAGAAAGCCCAAGAACTGGCTGAAAtagaagaatataaaaaaaaggaaatcaaaaaactgcaaaaggagcgtaaagtttttgaaaaatataccACAGAAGCTAGAGCAAttccagataaaaaagaacGTGATGAAATTCAG GCTTTAAAACAGCAGATTGCAGAGTTACAggaagatttaaaacaaaaagaggtaAAATGGTCAACCACCCATCGACGCCTGAAAGATCGAATAGAAGCTTTAGTAAATGAGAATATGGACCTAAAAGAGGAAATCAAAATTATGGAGAGGTTTCGTCTAGAAGCCTGGAAGAAGGTGGAATCTGCtggaagcaggaggaaaacagaaaattctggGCCGACTCTAAAAAGAGCAGAATCT TATCTACCAAACAGAGGTCCAAAAAGTCAAACCGCACCTCCACTTCTTCCAGTACAGAAGTGCAGCAAGATAAATGGCAAAAGCTGTTCACAGGCGAAAG GAAAGCTTTCTAGAACACCTGCATCAGGACTTGCTAGTGACAGAAGCAACTCTGAGACAACGACACCACTAGAGGATTCTTCTAGGACTTTTATGGTA GACACCTCTCCTAATGAAGCCTGTGTGTCACTGCCATCTGGACCTGCCTGTACAGACAGTGAAGAGATACAGAGAGAAACTGCTTATCCTGATGGAAAG GTtgaaaagtttttgaaaaatgGCTGTCACCTCATATTTTTCCCTAATGGGACATGGAAAAAAGTGGGCTCTGATGGGAAGACCGTAACTATAACCTTCTTCAATGGGGATGTGAAGCAGGTTATGCCTGATCAAACAGTG ATTTATTATTATGCTGATGCTAAGACTACACATACTACGTACTCTGATGGGTTAGAGGTCTTGCAGTTCTCAAATGGACAAATAG agaAGCATTATCCTGAtggcaagaaagaaattacCTTCCCTGatcaaacaattaaaaatttatttacgGATGGGCAAGAAGAAAGTATCTTTCCAGATGGTACTATTGTTCGTATTCAGCG